CCGATATGGACTCCGAGATCCGCATCGGCCCCGATGATCTGATGCCCGACTTGGTCAAACGCCTCGAGGTACTGCTCGACGAGAGTGGCAGGTCCGCGGGCGACGTGCTCGGCGTCGGGGTGTCGCTACCCGGCACGGTCGACCAGCAGCGCGGCTGCAGCCTGGCATCTCCGGTGATGAGCGGTTGGGACGGTGTTCCGTTGGAGCCGTACTTCCGGAAGCTGACGGCGGCGCCGATCGTGCTCGACAACGACACGAACGTGCAGGCCCTCTCGGAACTCCGCGGGCCCCTGAGAATTCACGACGATCTGCTGCTCATCAAGGCGTCCACCGGGCTCGGCGCGGGAATCGTGTGCGGCGGTGCACTCCAGCGCGGCGCTGTCGGCGCGGCCGGCGAGTTCGGTCACAACAAGACCGTCGCAGCCGCGGGCATGCCGTGCCGCTGCGGCGACACCGGATGCTTGGAGGCGATCGCCGGTGGCTGGGCATTGGTGCGCACGCTGCAGGAGCAGGGCAGGCCGGTCCACCACATCCGCGACGTCGTCGAACTGGCCAACCACGGCGACGGCGAGGCGCGTCGGCTGCTGCGCGAAAGTGGCCGCCACGTGGGTGAGGTGATCGCCGCCGCGGTGAACCTGCTCAACCCCGAAGTTCTCGTCGTCGGCGGCGACATGTCGGGCGCGTACGACGTCTTCGTCGCCGGGCTACGAGAAACGTTGTACGGCAACGCAACTGCACTGGCTACCCGGCACCTTCAGGTCCTCCCGTCGACGTACGGCGACCGGGCAGGCAACATCGGCAGCGCGATGCTGGTCTTGGAAAAGATCTTGTCCCCCAGCGCCATCGACGCATCGCTGCGCTGACGAGAGCTAGCTGTACTGACCTGAGAGGTTAGGTACGCGGGTGGCGGGTGGTTGGCCGCCGAGTGCGGTGTGGCCGCGATGGTGATTGTAGGTATGCAGCCAGCGAGGGAACTCCGCGCACCGTTCGGCGTCGCTGGTGTAGAGCCGCGCATATGCCCATTCATCGGCAAGGGTTCGGTGGAATCGCTCCACCTTGCCGTTCGTCTGGGGTCGATAGGGTTTGGTTCGACGATGTTCGATCTGCCCGAGTGCATCTCGGAATGAGTGGGATCGGTAACAGGAGCCGTTGTCTGTCAACACTTTCCGTACGGTGAAGCCGCATGCGTTGAACCATTCGTTAGCCCTTTGCCAGAAGTCAGCAGCTGTGTCTTTGCGTTCGTCGATTAGCAGTTCGGAGTAGGCCAGCCGGGAGTGAGCGTCGATGGCGGTGTGCAAGAAGTGATAACCACGCCGCCCGGAACGGTCGCTGCCAGTTCCTATGCTTCTGTCCTTGCGGGAGTGATGATTTCCTGCGCTGCGGCCCAACATGCGCCATCCGCCGCCAGCCGGGATCTTGCCTACCTTCTTGACATCGACATGCACCAGGTCGCCGGGGCTGGCTGACTCCATCCGCCGGATAACTCGCCCGGTGGGCCGGTCCAGCCACCGCAGCTTGGCTAGGCCGTAGCGCCTCAACACGTTGTGGACAGTCGAGACATTCAGTCCCAGCAGATAAGCAATGCGAGCCGGTCCCCAACGTCGAAGTACTCGGACTTTAATGATGCGCCGCTCGGTGCGTGTGGGGGTTTGATTAGGGCTGTGATGTGGGCGTGAGCTGCGGTCGGCCATGCCGGCTTCGCCTAGTTCGCGGTAGCGGCGGGCCCAGCGCGCAGCGGTAGTGACCGCAACCTGGAACCGCTCGGCCGCCCGTCGCAGCGTCCAGCCATCCTCGACAACGCAACGTGCCAGCCGCAGACGACCGGTTTCGGACAAGGGGGCATTACGGTGGACCATGAAGACCTCCGGAGTGAGTTGGTGCGTTCCTTAAGCAGCTCGCACTTCACTCGGAGGTCTTCGTCATGTCACTACGCCACGCCGTACTTAACGTCCGTGGTCAGTACAGCTAGCGCTGCGCCACTGTGTAGCCCAGGTCCTCGAGGATGCCGAGTTCGACCGGGCTCAGGGTCCGCACTTCCGCGCCGTCGCCATCATCACCGGGGTTCATCATTTTCTTGTTCTCACCGGTGAAGACGTGGCCGTTCAGGTGCGCGATATTGCTGACATTCCACGTGGGGTCGGTCAGCAGAGGCACCGGCTTACCGTCGTAGGCCGCCATCGCGTGCGGCCCGCCGAAGAACAGACCGCCGTCACCGCCGGTGAGGTTGGGGTCGAACGCGGCGTTGAACGTGTAGTCGTCGTTGATCACCTTTGCCCCGTCGCCGGTGACGACGAAACTGTCGAAAGTCGGGTGATTCTTCATCTGCGGCGAACCCGGGCCCGAGATGCCGGTGTCGAAGCCCAGCGTGTGCACCAACTCGTGCATGATCGTCGCCTTGAAGTCGTCCGGGCTCTGGGTGCCGCCGTCGTCGTCCCCCTTGGTGACGTCATCGCCCAACGCCCAGTTGGCGTTCCAGTTCACGTCGATATCGCCGTCGGGCTTGTCACCGTTGGCGTCCTCACCGGTGATCAGCTTCTGCTGCACCACCGTGCGGAAGTAGCCGGCCGACTCGTCATCGACCCGGTCGCTGCTCGCCTGCGCCAGATGGTTGGGCTCGTTGTCGTCCGCGATCTTGTAGGTGAGGGTGACCGGTGTGGGAGCCACGATGTATGCGGCGATGGCGTTGGCGGCGTCGTTCAATGACGCTTTGGCTTCATCGGTCCAATGTTGATCCCCATCCGGGTAGATGAAGTCGAAGGTGATGGTGTTGGCGGTGCCGTCGCCCTCCGTGAGGTGGGCGGGCTTGTCCGGACCTGCCGCGACGACACTCGAGGCCGCGGAACTCTCGGCCGTCGCCGGCTCCGTCTGGGGCTGATTCGACGAACATCCCGACACGACGACACCGATGGCCGCACCTGCCGCTTGTCGCGATGCGAATTACCGAAAAGCGTACGTCAGCAATTCGCGGCCAGAAGGTGATTTCCGAGAACAGCCGCATCGGTGACAGTCGATGCGCAGGCAAATACCTTGCGCTGTACCGGATGTCGTGAAAGCCAGCGTCAATATCTCTGGTCGACGAAGAAGGCAGGAAAAGCGTGCGCAAACATGGCGTGCCGACCGCTGACCTATTCGGGCAGCCGCAGCTCGGGCTTCTCGACCTCTTCGATGTTGACGTCCTTGAACGTGATAACCCGGACCTGTTTGACGAACCGTGCCGGGCGGTACATGTCCCACACCCACGCATCGGACAGGCGCAGCTCGAAGTAGACCTCACCGTCGGTGTTGCGCGGCACCAGCTCCACGCTGTTGGCCAGGTAGAACCGGCGCTCGGTCTCCACGACGTAGCTGAACTGCCCCACGATGTCCTTGTATTCGCGGTACAGCGAGAGCTCCATCTCGGTCTCGTATTTTTCGAGATCTTCGGCACTCATCGGTTCAGCTGTCCTCTTTGTCTTGTCGTGGTGCTATCCATCTTGACTCACACCTGATCGTCGCGCTGCAGCGGTGGGCACTCCATCACCATCTCGGTACCACCGGCACGTGCCACCCGCCGGACATTGATGTAGGAAAACCGGTGCTGACGGCACGGACCGAGGCTGGTCAGCGCCGCGCTGTGCGCCGGGGTGCTGTACCCCTTGTGGTCCGCGAAACCGTAACCCGGGTGTTCGTCGTCCATCGCCACCATCAGCCGATCGCGGCTGACCTTCGCCAGCACGCTGGCCGCCGCGATACAGGCCGCCGCGGCGTCCCCGCCGATCACCGGCAACGACGGCATCGGCAGTCCCGGCACCCGGAACCCGTCGGACAGCACATACCCCGGCCGCACCGACAGCCCCGCCACCGCGCGCCGCATCCCCTCGATGTTGGCCACGTGCACACCGCGGCGGTCGACCTCGGGAGCCGGGATGAACACCACGTGATAGGCCAGCGCGTAGCGGCGGATCAACGGGAACAGCTCCTCGCGCGCCTTCTCGGTGAGCTTCTTGGAGTCGTCGAGGGCTGAAAGGCTCTCCATCCGGTTCGGCCCCAGTACACAGGCCGCCACCACGAGCGGGCCGGCGCACGCGCCCCGGCCGACTTCGTCGACTCCGGCGACCGGCCCCAAACCGCTTCGGTACAAAGCAGATTCGAGGGTGCGCAGTCCCGACGATTTGCGGATCACCGTCCGCGGCGGCCACGTCATCTCCGGCACGGTCAGCCCTGCTGCGGGTTGACCGAGGACACACCACCCCAGCGCGACGGCGGCCATGCGATGAACCGGGCCTTGCCGATGACGTTGCTCACCGGCACGGTGCCGGCCATGGGATCACCCGTGCACAGGATGCCCTTCTGGGCGTCGGCGGGCGTGCTGGTGCAGTGGGCGCGCGAGTCGGCCGAATGCGTGCGGTTGTCGCCCATCACCCACAGTCGGCCCTCGGGCACCTTGACTGGACCGAACTCATTCCCCAGGCAGGGATAGACGGCCGGGTCGGCCATCATCGTCTGCGCGTTCAGGTAGGGCTCGTTCAGCAGCTTGCCGTCGACAGTCAGCCCGGTGTCGGCACGGCATTGCACCGTCTGGCCGCCGGTGGCGATGACCCGCTTGACCAAGTCGTTCTCGTCGGGCGGCACGAAACCGACCACAGACAGCGCGTTCTCGATGTAGCGGACCGCGGTGTTGGTGGACCGGATGGATTTGTATCCGACGTTCCAGTTCGGCGGGCCCTTGAAGACGATGACGTCACCGGGCCGCGGGTCACCGAACCGATACGTGACCTTGTCGACCATGATCCGGTCGCCGACGCAGCCGGCGCAGCCGTGCAGCGTCGGCTCCATCGATTCCGACGGAATCAGGTACGGACGCGCGATGAACGTCAGCATCACGTAGTACAGGACTATGGCGATGGCAACGAGGATCGCGCCTTCGCGCAGCGCAGACTTCTTCTTCTCCCCGGTTTCCGGGGCCGCGTCGGCGGGACTGTCGTCCGCCCCGTCCGTCGCGGTGAGGTTGTCCGGCGTGGAGTCGTTCGAGCCCGTGTTGTCGGTCACGTCGTCAGCGTAGTCAGACCGGCTGACCGGTCAGTGACTCCAACACGTCGAAGCTCAGCGCTTCTCCTTGATCTTGGCCTTCTTGCCCCGCAGCTCGCGCAGGTAGTACAGCTTGGCGCGCCGCACGTCACCGCGGGTCAGCACCTCGATGTGATCGATGTTGGGCGAATGCACCGGGAAGGTGCGCTCGACACCGACGCCGTAGCTTTCCTTGCGCACGGTGAAGGTCTCGCGAATGCCACCGCCCGAACGACGGAGCACAACACCCTTGAAGACCTGAACGCGCTGCTTGTTGCCCTCGATGACCTTCACGTGGACATTGATGGTGTCCCCGGGGCTGAAGGTCGGGATGTCGTCGCGCAGCGACGCCTGGTCGACGAAGTCCAGCGTGTTCATCGGTGACACTTCCTTGCGGTTCGCGGCGCAGCCACCTGCCTGCGCGGAAAGCGCTGGCGATCGCCGGGCCGATGGATTCGGGCACGTGATGTTTGGCGCAGCAGGCGGAAAAGTCCCAGCCCGCGCGGCAACTGCTCAATTGTGCCAGATGCACCGCGAGCAGTGAAATCGCGCGACCCGCCGAGGGCCCGCTGATCTGTCGACGAACTAGACGCGCGGTGTAGAAAAGGTACCGTTAACCTGGACTAAGGTCGGGCGGCAACGCGGCACCCCGGATCTCAGCTTCTACCGGCCCCCGAGGAGATGGACATGCGACGGCATCTGTCGATGCTGGTCACCGGCACCGCGGCGGCCGTGATCGGCGTGCTGGTAGCCGCGTCGTCCGCTCAGGTGAACGCCGGTCCGAGCGACACAGCGGCCCGCCCGGTGAACCTGCTGTCCGCCGACCCGAACGCCATCGCGCAGGCCCCCGCCCTTGCCCCGCTGCCCGACGCGCCGCCGGACGCCTCCACCAATCTGGATGTGCGCGCCAGAGAAGCGGCGTCGGAGGCCGCGCAGGACGGCGCCGACATCAGTTT
This is a stretch of genomic DNA from Mycobacterium sp. ELW1. It encodes these proteins:
- a CDS encoding ROK family protein codes for the protein MPVTRRSAAPATTGDVFALIRAGTATTRTEVRELTGLSRTAVGSRIAALARRGLVSEGEEGPSTGGRPPALVRFNAEAGVVLSAAVGRSRTRLAVCNLAGDIHALADMDSEIRIGPDDLMPDLVKRLEVLLDESGRSAGDVLGVGVSLPGTVDQQRGCSLASPVMSGWDGVPLEPYFRKLTAAPIVLDNDTNVQALSELRGPLRIHDDLLLIKASTGLGAGIVCGGALQRGAVGAAGEFGHNKTVAAAGMPCRCGDTGCLEAIAGGWALVRTLQEQGRPVHHIRDVVELANHGDGEARRLLRESGRHVGEVIAAAVNLLNPEVLVVGGDMSGAYDVFVAGLRETLYGNATALATRHLQVLPSTYGDRAGNIGSAMLVLEKILSPSAIDASLR
- a CDS encoding IS481 family transposase, coding for MVHRNAPLSETGRLRLARCVVEDGWTLRRAAERFQVAVTTAARWARRYRELGEAGMADRSSRPHHSPNQTPTRTERRIIKVRVLRRWGPARIAYLLGLNVSTVHNVLRRYGLAKLRWLDRPTGRVIRRMESASPGDLVHVDVKKVGKIPAGGGWRMLGRSAGNHHSRKDRSIGTGSDRSGRRGYHFLHTAIDAHSRLAYSELLIDERKDTAADFWQRANEWFNACGFTVRKVLTDNGSCYRSHSFRDALGQIEHRRTKPYRPQTNGKVERFHRTLADEWAYARLYTSDAERCAEFPRWLHTYNHHRGHTALGGQPPATRVPNLSGQYS
- a CDS encoding ribonuclease HII; this translates as MTWPPRTVIRKSSGLRTLESALYRSGLGPVAGVDEVGRGACAGPLVVAACVLGPNRMESLSALDDSKKLTEKAREELFPLIRRYALAYHVVFIPAPEVDRRGVHVANIEGMRRAVAGLSVRPGYVLSDGFRVPGLPMPSLPVIGGDAAAACIAAASVLAKVSRDRLMVAMDDEHPGYGFADHKGYSTPAHSAALTSLGPCRQHRFSYINVRRVARAGGTEMVMECPPLQRDDQV
- the lepB gene encoding signal peptidase I, with protein sequence MTDNTGSNDSTPDNLTATDGADDSPADAAPETGEKKKSALREGAILVAIAIVLYYVMLTFIARPYLIPSESMEPTLHGCAGCVGDRIMVDKVTYRFGDPRPGDVIVFKGPPNWNVGYKSIRSTNTAVRYIENALSVVGFVPPDENDLVKRVIATGGQTVQCRADTGLTVDGKLLNEPYLNAQTMMADPAVYPCLGNEFGPVKVPEGRLWVMGDNRTHSADSRAHCTSTPADAQKGILCTGDPMAGTVPVSNVIGKARFIAWPPSRWGGVSSVNPQQG
- the rplS gene encoding 50S ribosomal protein L19, with the protein product MNTLDFVDQASLRDDIPTFSPGDTINVHVKVIEGNKQRVQVFKGVVLRRSGGGIRETFTVRKESYGVGVERTFPVHSPNIDHIEVLTRGDVRRAKLYYLRELRGKKAKIKEKR
- a CDS encoding DUF2469 domain-containing protein, which encodes MSAEDLEKYETEMELSLYREYKDIVGQFSYVVETERRFYLANSVELVPRNTDGEVYFELRLSDAWVWDMYRPARFVKQVRVITFKDVNIEEVEKPELRLPE